From Streptomyces sp. TLI_053, a single genomic window includes:
- a CDS encoding hydrophobic protein, whose amino-acid sequence MLGLILVLLLVLLLFGLGFAVKVLWWIGVVVFAVWLLGFLARGTTSTGSRGRWYRW is encoded by the coding sequence GTGCTCGGTCTGATCCTGGTCCTGCTGCTAGTCCTCCTCCTCTTCGGGCTCGGCTTCGCCGTGAAGGTCCTGTGGTGGATCGGCGTGGTCGTGTTCGCCGTCTGGCTGCTCGGCTTCCTCGCCCGGGGTACCACCTCCACCGGCAGCCGGGGCCGGTGGTACCGCTGGTAG
- a CDS encoding PD40 domain-containing protein: MTLRQRMLVLLTAAAVLLAAAVLTVLHSGDRAQDAAHRAGRDGPPVRAGAVTLGPQSGGPHLVFRSMLWGDQRDHLATVPLTDLVRTADPAAARTVAAPACLRFHAAAGTGICLRAEHGLLGDSYRAVVLDADLKEVRRYDLAGIPTRARVSPSGHLIAWTVFVGGDSYAGTDFSTRTSVLDTRTWTLQENLETYAVTLDGRPHRAADTNLWGVTFTDDRHFHVTLATGGRTWLAAGDTVSHTLTTLHGNVECPSLSPDGTRIAYKKRVPGLPEDAPWQLYVLDLATMAETPTAERRTLDDQALWLDDRTLAYALPGDDGTDLWTVPADGTGDPVLLARAALAPAVVS, encoded by the coding sequence ATGACACTCCGCCAGCGAATGCTCGTGCTGCTCACCGCCGCCGCCGTCCTGCTCGCGGCCGCGGTCCTGACCGTGCTGCACTCCGGCGACCGGGCCCAGGACGCCGCCCACCGCGCGGGCCGGGACGGCCCGCCCGTCAGGGCCGGCGCCGTCACCCTCGGGCCGCAGAGCGGCGGGCCGCACCTGGTCTTCCGCTCCATGCTCTGGGGCGACCAGCGCGACCACCTCGCCACCGTCCCCCTCACCGACCTCGTCCGCACCGCCGACCCCGCTGCCGCGCGGACCGTCGCCGCCCCCGCCTGCCTGCGCTTCCACGCCGCCGCCGGCACCGGCATCTGCCTCCGGGCGGAGCACGGCCTGCTCGGCGACAGCTACCGGGCCGTCGTGCTCGACGCCGACCTGAAGGAGGTGCGCCGCTACGACCTGGCCGGCATCCCGACCCGGGCCCGGGTCTCCCCGTCCGGCCACCTGATCGCCTGGACGGTCTTCGTCGGCGGAGACTCCTACGCGGGCACCGACTTCTCCACCCGCACCTCCGTCCTGGACACCCGCACCTGGACCCTCCAGGAGAACCTGGAGACCTACGCGGTCACCCTGGACGGCCGCCCCCACCGCGCCGCCGACACCAACCTCTGGGGCGTCACCTTCACCGACGACCGCCACTTCCACGTCACCCTCGCCACCGGCGGCCGCACCTGGCTGGCCGCCGGGGACACCGTCTCGCACACCCTCACCACCCTGCACGGCAACGTCGAGTGCCCCTCCCTCTCGCCCGACGGCACCCGCATCGCCTACAAGAAGCGCGTCCCCGGCCTCCCCGAGGACGCCCCCTGGCAGCTCTACGTCCTCGACCTCGCCACCATGGCCGAGACCCCGACCGCCGAACGGCGCACCCTCGACGACCAGGCCCTCTGGCTGGACGACCGCACCCTCGCCTACGCCCTCCCCGGCGACGACGGCACCGACCTGTGGACCGTCCCCGCCGACGGCACCGGCGACCCCGTCCTGCTCGCCCGGGCCGCACTGGCACCGGCCGTGGTCTCCTGA
- a CDS encoding MFS transporter, with translation MYLADSRRHARPSADAAPALAPGRPARTTVTRIAPTVLALGTVSLITDVSSEMVTAVLPLYLVTALGVSPLGFGVLDGVFNGASATLRLLGGLLGDRAGGRHKTVATLGYGLSALCRPALLLVRTAPLIGLVLAVDRVGKGLRTAPRDAMISLATPPERRGRAFGVHRAMDTAGALAGPLLAFLVLRGAPGGYHAVFTVSSYVAALGVLVLVLLVPGRGLRPAAAPAARPRARGLLRLPALRRTTACAALLGLATVSDSFLYLLLQRRLELPLAWFPLLPLGTAAVYLTLAVPFGVLADRIGRRRMFLLGHAALLAAYGLLLARPGTDVSATAVTATAAAGAVLLLHGVFYAATDGVLAAVAAGSVPEHRQGAGLALVGTGQAVGRFACSFAVGALWSRWGDTAALAVMTAALTTAVAAAVTLLRPVPGRPSPDHREAEFS, from the coding sequence GTGTACCTCGCGGACAGCCGCCGCCACGCGCGCCCGTCCGCCGACGCCGCCCCGGCCCTCGCGCCGGGGCGGCCCGCGCGGACCACCGTCACCCGGATCGCCCCCACCGTGCTGGCCCTCGGCACGGTCAGCCTGATCACCGACGTCTCCTCCGAGATGGTCACCGCCGTCCTCCCGCTCTACCTGGTCACCGCGCTCGGCGTCTCCCCGCTCGGATTCGGCGTGCTGGACGGCGTGTTCAACGGCGCCTCCGCCACCCTGCGGCTGCTCGGCGGCCTCCTCGGCGACCGGGCCGGCGGACGGCACAAGACCGTCGCCACCCTCGGCTACGGTCTCTCCGCGCTCTGCCGCCCGGCCCTCCTGCTGGTGCGCACCGCCCCGCTGATCGGCCTGGTGCTGGCGGTCGACCGGGTCGGCAAGGGCCTGCGGACCGCACCCCGGGACGCCATGATCTCCCTCGCCACCCCGCCCGAACGGCGCGGCCGCGCCTTCGGCGTGCACCGCGCGATGGACACCGCGGGAGCGCTCGCCGGACCCCTGCTCGCCTTCCTCGTCCTGCGCGGCGCCCCCGGCGGCTACCACGCCGTCTTCACCGTCAGCTCCTACGTCGCGGCGCTCGGCGTGCTGGTCCTGGTCCTGCTCGTCCCCGGCCGCGGGCTGCGCCCGGCCGCGGCGCCGGCGGCCCGACCGCGGGCACGCGGACTGCTGCGGCTGCCGGCCCTGCGCCGGACCACCGCCTGCGCGGCCCTGCTCGGACTCGCCACCGTCAGCGACTCCTTCCTCTACCTGCTGCTCCAGCGGCGGCTCGAACTGCCGCTCGCCTGGTTCCCGCTGCTGCCGCTGGGCACGGCCGCCGTCTATCTGACGCTGGCCGTCCCGTTCGGCGTGCTCGCCGACCGGATCGGGCGCCGACGGATGTTCCTGCTCGGGCACGCCGCCCTGCTGGCGGCCTACGGACTCCTGCTCGCCCGGCCCGGCACCGACGTGTCGGCGACGGCGGTCACCGCGACGGCGGCGGCCGGTGCGGTCCTGCTGCTGCACGGGGTCTTCTACGCCGCGACCGACGGTGTGCTGGCCGCCGTCGCCGCAGGCTCCGTCCCCGAGCACCGGCAGGGCGCCGGACTGGCCCTGGTCGGCACCGGCCAGGCCGTCGGACGCTTCGCCTGCTCCTTCGCCGTCGGCGCGCTCTGGAGCCGCTGGGGCGACACCGCCGCCCTCGCCGTCATGACCGCCGCCCTCACCACCGCCGTCGCGGCGGCCGTCACCCTGCTGCGCCCGGTACCCGGCCGTCCGTCCCCCGACCACCGCGAGGCAGAATTCTCATGA
- a CDS encoding alkaline phosphatase family protein produces the protein MSGGTPLGARKTLALSAALTATLATALATTGSGRASAAPAFPRPDHVVVVVMENHAFKQIIDSSSAPYINSLAKGGAVLKASYGITHPSQPNYFALFSGGTQGITGDGCYSVGSMSAANLGSELIAAGRTWGSYNESLPSEGSTTCKSGKYAQKHNPWFAFKNVPAKSGHTFAQFPTDFTALPTVSFVVPNLCNDMHDCSVGTGDGWIKNNLAAYADWARTHNSLLVVTYDEDDRNSGNQIPTVLYGQPVKAGSAPTTKYNHYHLLRTLEDLAGLTAHAGKAAEVGDITGIWN, from the coding sequence ATGTCCGGCGGAACCCCCCTCGGCGCGAGGAAGACCCTCGCGCTCTCCGCGGCCCTGACGGCCACCCTCGCCACCGCCCTCGCCACCACCGGCTCCGGCCGCGCCTCGGCCGCGCCCGCCTTCCCGCGCCCGGACCACGTCGTGGTCGTCGTGATGGAGAACCACGCCTTCAAGCAGATCATCGACAGCAGCAGCGCCCCCTACATCAACTCCCTCGCCAAGGGCGGCGCCGTACTGAAGGCCTCGTACGGCATCACCCACCCCAGCCAGCCCAACTACTTCGCCCTCTTCTCCGGCGGCACCCAGGGCATCACCGGCGACGGCTGCTACTCGGTCGGATCGATGTCCGCCGCCAACCTGGGCTCGGAGCTGATCGCGGCCGGCCGGACCTGGGGCAGCTACAACGAGTCCCTCCCCAGCGAGGGCTCCACCACCTGCAAGAGCGGCAAGTACGCCCAGAAGCACAACCCCTGGTTCGCCTTCAAGAACGTGCCGGCGAAGTCGGGCCACACTTTCGCCCAGTTCCCCACCGACTTCACCGCACTGCCCACCGTCTCCTTCGTCGTCCCCAACCTCTGCAACGACATGCACGACTGCAGCGTGGGCACCGGTGACGGCTGGATCAAGAACAACCTCGCCGCGTACGCCGACTGGGCCAGGACCCACAACAGCCTGCTCGTGGTCACCTACGACGAGGACGACCGCAACAGCGGCAACCAGATCCCCACCGTGCTCTACGGGCAGCCCGTCAAGGCCGGGAGCGCGCCCACCACCAAGTACAACCACTACCACCTCCTCCGCACCCTGGAGGACCTCGCCGGGCTCACCGCCCACGCCGGCAAGGCCGCCGAGGTCGGCGACATCACCGGCATCTGGAACTGA
- a CDS encoding S8 family peptidase, which yields MPEHRAVRRALVLTAATAALAATVAAAPSSVPRVRSAQEPLAGRYVVVLRDGPAAPAAVADRLTHVHGGTVHAVFDTALRGYAAELTATQAQRVAADPVVASVEQDGIHHTSVGATNTLSSTASWGLDRVDQRTLPLDGTYTAPNNGTDVTVYLVDSGLRTTHTQFGGRARIGVDLVGDGRNGADCLGHGTHVAGTVGGKDTGVAKGVRLVSVRVTPCNDSIPTSSIISAADWITRNAVKPAVVNMSINGGVSSAEDKAIRASIASGVTWVVSSGNGNTDACKNSPGDIAEAVVVNNSTSDDQRRSDSDWGPCTDLFAPGTGIVSAWHTGDTATHTLTGTSMAAPHVTGAAALYLSAHPGATPAQVQEALVRAATADRIGKAGSNTPNRLLYVRPLGDNPTP from the coding sequence GTGCCCGAGCACCGCGCAGTCCGCCGCGCCCTCGTCCTCACCGCGGCCACCGCCGCCCTCGCCGCGACGGTCGCCGCCGCCCCGTCGTCCGTACCCCGAGTCCGCTCTGCGCAGGAGCCGTTGGCCGGACGCTACGTGGTGGTGCTGCGCGACGGCCCGGCCGCCCCCGCCGCCGTCGCGGACCGCCTGACGCACGTCCACGGCGGCACCGTCCACGCCGTCTTCGACACCGCGCTGCGCGGGTACGCCGCCGAGCTCACGGCCACTCAGGCCCAACGGGTCGCGGCGGACCCGGTCGTCGCCTCGGTCGAACAGGACGGGATCCACCACACCTCCGTCGGAGCGACGAACACCCTCTCGTCCACGGCGAGTTGGGGTCTCGACCGGGTCGACCAGCGAACCCTTCCGCTGGACGGTACCTACACCGCACCCAACAACGGCACCGACGTCACCGTCTACCTGGTCGACAGCGGACTGCGCACCACGCACACCCAGTTCGGCGGCCGGGCGCGGATCGGCGTGGACCTGGTCGGTGACGGCCGCAACGGCGCGGACTGCCTCGGCCACGGCACCCACGTCGCGGGAACGGTCGGCGGCAAGGACACCGGCGTCGCCAAGGGTGTGCGGCTGGTCTCCGTCCGGGTCACCCCGTGCAACGACTCCATACCCACCTCCTCGATCATCTCCGCCGCCGACTGGATCACCAGGAACGCCGTCAAGCCGGCCGTGGTCAACATGAGCATCAACGGCGGGGTCAGCTCCGCCGAGGACAAGGCGATCCGCGCCTCGATAGCCTCCGGCGTCACCTGGGTGGTCTCCTCGGGCAACGGCAACACGGACGCCTGCAAGAACTCGCCCGGCGACATCGCGGAGGCAGTGGTGGTGAACAACTCCACCTCCGACGACCAACGCCGCTCGGACTCCGACTGGGGCCCCTGCACCGATCTGTTCGCCCCCGGGACCGGCATCGTCTCGGCCTGGCACACCGGTGACACGGCCACCCACACGCTGACCGGCACCTCGATGGCCGCACCGCACGTCACGGGCGCCGCCGCGCTCTACCTCTCCGCGCACCCGGGGGCCACCCCCGCGCAGGTGCAGGAGGCACTGGTCCGGGCCGCCACCGCCGACAGGATCGGCAAGGCCGGCAGCAACACGCCCAACCGTCTGCTGTACGTCCGCCCGCTGGGCGACAACCCGACCCCGTGA
- a CDS encoding helix-turn-helix domain-containing protein codes for MEDEDLPAHLCRLGLTRREAELYEALLASGPGGRRGEAEATGAEETGVEGTGPEELGPELARLRRLGLVTVATTDRRRHVPVEPTVALEYLAHSRAAEVRAAQQAAVNAYRGWRRSAGTQRTDDLVEVVTGDSIVEAIETIEAAAEREVLRFDSPPYHTHGAANPIEIENLRRGVEYRVVYARSAVQHAAYYAVNIQPSIAAGEQARILPTVPVKLTVFDRRLAIVSMSFVEAEANDSLLLVHPSSLLSALTGLFETSWRAALPMHLGDRVPPALSTVQRRIVELLATGVTDETIAELLGISRRTLSRQLEQLNSRAGSVTRFQMALHAARNGWI; via the coding sequence ATGGAGGACGAGGATCTGCCGGCGCACCTGTGCCGGCTCGGCCTGACACGCCGTGAGGCGGAGCTGTACGAGGCGCTGCTGGCCTCCGGTCCCGGGGGCCGCCGCGGGGAGGCGGAGGCAACCGGGGCCGAGGAGACCGGGGTGGAAGGAACCGGGCCGGAGGAGCTCGGGCCCGAGCTGGCGCGGCTGCGGCGGCTGGGACTGGTCACCGTCGCCACCACCGACCGGCGGCGGCACGTACCGGTGGAACCCACCGTGGCCCTGGAGTACCTGGCGCACAGCCGGGCCGCCGAGGTCCGTGCGGCGCAGCAGGCGGCGGTCAACGCCTACCGCGGGTGGCGGCGTTCGGCCGGTACGCAGCGCACGGACGACCTGGTGGAGGTGGTCACCGGGGACTCCATCGTCGAGGCGATCGAGACCATCGAGGCGGCGGCCGAGCGGGAGGTGCTGCGCTTCGACTCACCGCCGTACCACACCCACGGCGCCGCCAATCCGATCGAGATCGAGAACCTCCGCAGGGGGGTGGAGTACCGGGTCGTCTACGCCAGATCCGCCGTCCAGCACGCCGCCTACTACGCCGTGAACATCCAGCCCTCCATCGCGGCGGGCGAGCAGGCCCGGATCCTGCCCACCGTGCCGGTCAAGCTGACCGTGTTCGACCGGCGGCTGGCGATCGTCTCGATGTCCTTCGTCGAGGCCGAGGCGAACGACTCGCTGCTGCTGGTGCACCCCTCCAGCCTGCTCTCCGCGCTGACCGGCCTGTTCGAGACCTCCTGGCGGGCCGCTCTGCCGATGCACCTGGGGGACCGGGTGCCCCCGGCGCTCAGCACGGTCCAGCGGCGGATCGTCGAACTGCTGGCCACCGGGGTCACCGACGAGACCATCGCCGAACTGCTCGGCATCAGCCGCCGCACCCTCTCGCGCCAGTTGGAGCAGCTCAACTCCCGTGCGGGGTCGGTCACCCGCTTCCAGATGGCGTTGCACGCGGCACGCAACGGATGGATCTGA
- a CDS encoding L-serine ammonia-lyase produces MISVFDLFRVGIGPSSSHTVGPMRAARHFVQELDRKDLLVRLAAVRTELFGSLAATCTGHGTDRAVLLGLAGEEPATVDITTAEERFRRMEAEGRVRLPGGPTVRHSLVLHPERSLPAHPNALTFTALGRRGAVLAERTAYSVGGGFLLGEAGEDPAGGTGPADAPAPFSDAEELLRLAGDGRISDVVLANETARRPEAEVRAHLLQVWAVMRGCVERGHRTGGTLPGGLDVPRRAPALHRRLVRADGRPADPLRALDLVALDALAVNEENAAGGRVVTAPTNGAAGIVPAVLHHYHRSTPGADEEGTVRFLLTAAAIGSLVKRNASISGAEVGCQGEVGTAAAMAAAGLTEVLGGTPGQVENAAEIALEHHLGLTCDPVAGLVQIPCIERNAIGSVKAVTASRLALNGDGRHLVPLDAVIRTLRDTGADMKSTYKETSRGGLALHVPRC; encoded by the coding sequence TTGATCAGCGTGTTCGACCTCTTCCGCGTCGGCATCGGACCGTCCAGCTCACACACCGTCGGCCCGATGCGCGCCGCCCGGCACTTCGTCCAGGAACTCGACCGGAAGGACCTGCTGGTGCGGCTGGCGGCCGTCCGGACCGAACTCTTCGGCTCGCTCGCCGCCACCTGCACCGGCCACGGCACAGACCGGGCCGTCCTGCTCGGCCTGGCCGGGGAGGAACCCGCGACGGTGGACATCACCACCGCCGAGGAGCGCTTCCGCCGGATGGAGGCCGAGGGCCGGGTCCGGCTGCCGGGCGGCCCGACCGTCCGCCACAGCCTGGTCCTGCACCCGGAGCGTTCACTGCCCGCCCACCCCAACGCCCTGACCTTCACCGCACTCGGCCGCCGCGGTGCCGTCCTGGCCGAGCGCACCGCCTACTCGGTCGGCGGCGGCTTCCTGCTCGGCGAGGCGGGGGAGGACCCCGCCGGCGGCACCGGCCCGGCCGACGCCCCGGCACCCTTCTCCGACGCCGAGGAGCTGCTCCGCCTCGCCGGGGACGGCCGGATCAGCGACGTCGTGCTGGCCAACGAGACCGCCCGTCGCCCCGAGGCCGAGGTCCGTGCCCACCTGCTCCAGGTCTGGGCGGTCATGCGCGGCTGTGTCGAACGCGGCCACCGCACCGGGGGCACCCTGCCCGGCGGCCTCGACGTCCCCCGTCGTGCCCCGGCCCTGCACCGGCGTCTGGTCCGCGCCGACGGCCGCCCCGCCGACCCGCTGCGCGCGCTGGACCTGGTCGCGCTCGACGCCCTGGCCGTCAACGAGGAGAACGCCGCCGGTGGCCGCGTGGTCACCGCCCCCACCAACGGCGCCGCCGGCATCGTTCCCGCCGTCCTGCACCACTACCACCGGTCCACCCCCGGCGCCGACGAGGAGGGCACCGTCCGCTTCCTGCTCACCGCCGCCGCCATCGGCAGCCTGGTCAAGCGCAACGCCTCCATCTCCGGCGCGGAGGTGGGCTGCCAGGGCGAGGTCGGCACCGCGGCCGCCATGGCCGCCGCCGGCCTCACCGAGGTCCTGGGCGGCACCCCCGGCCAGGTCGAGAACGCCGCCGAGATCGCCCTGGAACACCACCTCGGCCTCACCTGCGACCCGGTGGCCGGCCTGGTCCAGATCCCCTGCATCGAGCGCAACGCCATCGGCAGCGTCAAGGCCGTCACCGCCTCCCGCCTGGCCCTCAACGGCGACGGTCGGCACCTCGTCCCGCTCGACGCGGTCATCCGCACCCTGCGCGACACCGGCGCCGACATGAAGTCCACGTACAAGGAGACCTCGCGCGGCGGCCTCGCCCTCCACGTACCGCGCTGCTGA
- a CDS encoding DUF4436 family protein: MPPPSERSAIRMRQRVRQRVRIRRGPGSAGAPPAPAPSPVWGRVPLWRPVVVLSVIAALCAAGLVLYWNERSSREHVQVVGSAGAADYLLVGVTLQRVDAAGEALTAKILVEPQGALAVADDPLAPTQELVLETTSLEQAVLRYPEGRRIGTTTVSFALTDGRISDYPFDRYHALIGFQASAGGRDVPVVLALRGTDPFFTVRQSDQEEDRGAVAVTERVSRSRSTFILAWFMMAAMWALGLSVLAAAWLITRQRRGLVWPALGWMAATLFALIGMRNAAPGSPPIGSLLDYAAFYWAEALVTVGLTMTVVRGARTESRGAT, encoded by the coding sequence ATGCCTCCTCCGTCCGAGCGGTCCGCGATCCGGATGCGACAGCGGGTCCGGCAGCGGGTGCGGATCCGGCGCGGACCCGGATCCGCCGGTGCGCCGCCCGCCCCCGCTCCCTCACCGGTGTGGGGCCGGGTGCCGCTCTGGCGGCCGGTGGTCGTGCTGAGCGTGATCGCGGCGCTGTGCGCAGCGGGCCTGGTGCTCTACTGGAACGAACGGTCCAGCCGCGAGCACGTGCAGGTGGTGGGTTCGGCCGGGGCCGCCGACTACCTGCTGGTGGGTGTCACCCTGCAGCGGGTGGACGCGGCCGGGGAGGCGTTGACGGCCAAGATCCTGGTCGAACCGCAGGGCGCGCTCGCGGTGGCCGACGACCCGCTGGCCCCGACCCAGGAGCTGGTGCTGGAGACGACCTCGCTGGAGCAGGCCGTGCTCCGCTACCCGGAGGGCCGGCGGATCGGGACCACCACGGTGTCCTTCGCCCTCACCGACGGACGGATCTCGGACTACCCGTTCGACCGCTACCACGCCCTGATCGGCTTCCAGGCCAGCGCCGGCGGCCGGGACGTGCCCGTGGTGCTCGCGCTGCGAGGAACCGACCCGTTCTTCACCGTGCGACAGAGCGATCAGGAGGAGGACCGGGGCGCCGTCGCGGTGACCGAGCGGGTGAGCCGGTCGCGCAGCACGTTCATCCTGGCCTGGTTCATGATGGCGGCGATGTGGGCGCTGGGCCTGTCCGTACTCGCAGCGGCATGGCTGATCACCCGGCAGCGGCGCGGTCTGGTGTGGCCCGCCCTGGGCTGGATGGCGGCCACCCTGTTCGCCCTGATCGGGATGCGCAACGCCGCGCCCGGCAGCCCGCCGATCGGCTCGCTGCTGGACTACGCGGCGTTCTACTGGGCCGAGGCGCTGGTGACGGTGGGGCTGACGATGACGGTGGTGCGAGGGGCCCGGACGGAGAGCCGCGGCGCGACGTGA
- a CDS encoding pyrimidine/purine nucleoside phosphorylase, with protein MFKVNEYFDGAVKSIAFSAEEGPATVGVMAPGDYEFGTAKREIMHVVSGALTVRLPGSEEWETFKAGDRFDVPADSRFQVRSAVETAYLCEYRD; from the coding sequence ATGTTCAAGGTCAACGAGTACTTCGACGGCGCGGTCAAGTCGATCGCCTTCAGTGCGGAGGAAGGTCCGGCGACCGTCGGCGTCATGGCGCCCGGCGACTACGAGTTCGGCACCGCCAAGCGGGAGATCATGCACGTGGTCAGCGGCGCGCTGACCGTCAGGCTGCCCGGCTCCGAGGAGTGGGAGACCTTCAAGGCCGGTGACCGGTTCGATGTCCCCGCCGACAGCAGGTTCCAGGTCAGGAGTGCGGTCGAGACCGCCTACCTCTGCGAGTACCGGGACTGA
- a CDS encoding DUF11 domain-containing protein has translation MFIPASAMRRVRLVAALTLFLTLMGFGRQAFAVADPPAPRFTMSVDRTTVAPGQAANVTVTFTNRESGPVNFLYATVTPDFFVPAGSGVAPYAFTGCTAASWCGPNQFGFSYNLTAPQAPVAPGESRTVTVSFRFAPDADCAWVTKVGFYLSYVYYEYDQGIHDSLPPIAATSSLVTLVCPAVP, from the coding sequence ATGTTCATACCCGCCTCCGCGATGAGGCGTGTACGCCTCGTCGCCGCACTGACGTTGTTCCTCACTCTGATGGGCTTCGGCCGGCAGGCCTTCGCCGTGGCCGATCCCCCCGCGCCCCGCTTCACCATGAGCGTCGACCGTACGACGGTCGCACCCGGACAGGCCGCGAACGTGACCGTGACGTTCACCAACCGCGAGTCCGGCCCGGTGAACTTCCTCTACGCGACCGTGACCCCGGACTTCTTCGTCCCGGCGGGCTCCGGGGTGGCCCCGTACGCGTTCACCGGGTGTACCGCGGCCAGCTGGTGCGGACCGAACCAGTTCGGGTTCAGCTACAACCTGACCGCACCGCAGGCACCCGTGGCGCCCGGCGAGAGCCGCACGGTGACGGTCTCCTTCCGGTTCGCTCCTGACGCGGACTGCGCCTGGGTCACGAAGGTGGGCTTCTACCTGTCCTACGTCTACTACGAGTACGACCAGGGCATCCACGACTCCCTGCCGCCCATCGCCGCCACCTCCTCCCTCGTGACCCTGGTCTGCCCGGCCGTGCCGTAG
- a CDS encoding tetratricopeptide repeat protein encodes MRRLPLLLTTIALCGGLAAFGALDRPRPGTPLPTAATARPPGDRSAPGSSLTRAITADQQRLRLLPSDAAGWARLGAEYVEQARLTADPSYYPKADEALQRSLALAPQSNADALTGLGALANARHLFDRAREFAEQAVAASPAHWPAYAVLADARTQLGDDTGATEAVQQLLDRRPGTASFTRAAYDLEQHGRTDDARAALRQALDGAYDPADKAFCQYQIAELDRNSGRADDALTGYRQALLADPDHTPALAGRARAEAALGRNDEALRDYTAAVARVPLPQYLLELGELHESLGHPEQAREQYRLLAAEQRLAAANGVVDDLTLGQFQADHGDPTEAVRLLRAEWSRRRNVLVADALAWALHRTGADSEALALARRAQEHGWHNALFLYHLGTIEHALGRDDDARTHLTEALATDPAFHPLQAPLARTALARLG; translated from the coding sequence ATGCGCCGCCTGCCCCTGCTGCTCACCACCATCGCGCTCTGCGGCGGCCTGGCCGCGTTCGGGGCGCTGGACCGCCCCCGCCCCGGGACCCCTCTCCCGACTGCTGCCACCGCCCGGCCCCCGGGCGACCGCTCCGCCCCCGGCAGTTCACTGACCCGGGCGATCACCGCCGACCAGCAGCGGCTGCGACTACTGCCCTCCGACGCGGCCGGGTGGGCCCGCCTGGGTGCCGAGTACGTCGAACAGGCACGCCTCACCGCCGACCCGTCCTACTACCCCAAGGCGGACGAGGCCCTGCAACGCTCCCTGGCCCTGGCCCCGCAGTCGAACGCCGACGCTCTCACCGGCCTGGGCGCGCTCGCCAACGCCCGCCACCTCTTCGACCGGGCCCGCGAGTTCGCCGAGCAGGCCGTCGCCGCCTCGCCCGCGCACTGGCCCGCCTACGCCGTGCTCGCCGACGCCCGTACCCAGCTCGGCGACGACACGGGTGCCACCGAGGCCGTGCAGCAACTCCTGGACCGCCGCCCCGGCACCGCCTCCTTCACCCGCGCCGCCTACGACCTCGAACAGCACGGCCGCACCGACGACGCCCGGGCCGCGCTCCGGCAGGCCCTCGACGGTGCCTACGACCCCGCCGACAAGGCCTTCTGCCAGTACCAGATCGCCGAACTCGACCGGAACTCCGGCCGCGCCGACGACGCCCTCACCGGCTACCGGCAGGCCCTGCTCGCCGACCCCGACCACACCCCCGCCCTCGCCGGCCGGGCCCGCGCCGAAGCCGCCCTCGGCCGCAACGACGAGGCCCTGCGCGACTACACCGCCGCCGTCGCCCGCGTCCCGCTCCCCCAGTACCTGCTCGAGCTCGGCGAACTCCACGAATCCCTCGGGCATCCGGAACAGGCCCGCGAGCAGTACCGGTTGCTGGCCGCCGAACAGCGGCTCGCCGCCGCCAACGGCGTCGTCGACGACCTCACCCTCGGCCAGTTCCAGGCCGACCACGGCGACCCGACCGAAGCCGTCCGCCTGCTCCGAGCCGAATGGTCCCGCCGCCGGAACGTCCTCGTCGCCGACGCCCTCGCCTGGGCCCTGCACCGGACCGGCGCCGACTCCGAAGCCCTCGCCCTCGCCCGGCGGGCCCAGGAGCACGGCTGGCACAACGCCCTGTTCCTGTACCACCTCGGCACCATCGAGCACGCCCTCGGCCGGGACGACGACGCCCGAACCCACCTCACCGAAGCCCTCGCCACCGACCCGGCCTTCCACCCCCTCCAGGCCCCGCTCGCCCGCACCGCACTCGCCCGCCTCGGATGA